A window of the Helianthus annuus cultivar XRQ/B chromosome 4, HanXRQr2.0-SUNRISE, whole genome shotgun sequence genome harbors these coding sequences:
- the LOC110866732 gene encoding uncharacterized protein LOC110866732 codes for MATMQEDMKMTNLAIKMPIMLGMTIMVVGTEEMMGNQGRNQGRDERRDERRDGRRNDRRDNRRVGDQEVNGPYRRQQPPWGVNDCFRLVVTENDSPIVCERRIFDCKPHYINILPHFNGRSNDEPYTHLAEFSSICNTIGGHNFALEEVKLRLFQFSLKDKAKQWFLTLPANSIRTWGEMQQAFLDEYYSMAKTDDARDEIRSFRQLSGEPLHEAFTRFRELMRKCPHHQIEKWELVKCFVRGLDDNTWNRLESTSNGTLLSNHEDDDWEFLERMSKRSKEKESADQAKKHPISRSLPDLDSKDRISTLEREMARMKKKEVNAVQSEVCEECGDIGHKVEQCPTESSLRNHPNFQYGNASNQMNPNFQSGNQGGQGGSSYNNRQGGNQGGYQRNYNQGSNQGYQNREGNYQRGYNQGGNGGGASNSQGDNSINSKLDAIMNTMSTLTNSHQELKTEMRNSNQEIKIEMRKEFEVRDKSQKALEKQVGQLAQEMAQIRGSGGGLPSDTTWSNH; via the exons ATGGCTACAATGCAAGAGGATATGAAGATGACGAATttggctatcaaaatgccaaTTATGTTGGGGATGACGATTATGGTTGTGGGGACGGAAGAAATGATGG GTAACCAAGGTAGGAATCAAGGAAGGGATGAAAGAAGGGACGAGAGAAGGGATGGAAGAAGAAATGATAGAAGGGACAACCGAAGAGTGGGTGATCAAGAAGTTAACGGTCCCtatcgtcgtcaacaacctccatgGGGAGTGAATGATTGTTTTAGGCTGGTGGTCACCGAGAATGATTCACCAATCGTTTGTGAGAGGAGGATATTTGATTGtaaaccacattacatcaacatacttcctcatttcAATGGAAGGTCCAACGATGAGCCGTATACGCATTTGGCGGAGTTTTCTTCTATTTGCAACACTATCGGGGGGCACAACTTCGCACTAGAGGAGGTCAAACTTCGCTTGTTCCAATTTTCGTTGAAAGACAAAGCGAAGCAATGGTTCCttacacttccggccaatagtaTTCGCACATGGGGAGAAATGCAACAAGCTTTTCTGGATGAGTATTATTCAATGGCAAAGACCGACGATGCTCgtgatgaaattaggtcttttcGCCAATTATCAGGCGAGCCGTTGCATGAAGCCTTCACAAGATTTAGGGAGTTGATGCGAAAGTGCCCACATCATCAAATAGAGAAGTGGGAGTTGGTCAAGTGCTTTGTACGGGGTCTAGACGACAACACATGGAACCGACTTGAATCAACGAGCAATGGGACCCTTCTAAGCAaccatgaagatgatgattgggagttcttggagaGGATGAGTAAACGGTCGAAAGAGAAAGAATCGGCCGATCAAGCTAAGAAACATCCCATTTCCCGATCACTTCCCGATCTCGACTCTAAAGATCGGATTTCTACCTTAGAGCGGGAAATGGCTcgaatgaagaagaaggaagtgaACGCGGTGCAATCTGAGGTGTGTGAAGAGTGTGGTGATATTGGACATAAAGTGGAGCAATGTCCAACGGAGTCGA gcttgagaaatcaccctaatttccAGTATGGTAATGCctcgaatcaaatgaacccgaattttcaatcgggtaatcaaggaggtcaaGGTGGGTCATCGTACAATaatcgtcaaggtggtaaccaagggggttaccaaaggaattacaaccAAGGTAGTAACCAAGGATATCAAAACCGTGAAGGCAACTATCAACGGGGTTACAACCAAGGTGGTAATGGGGGTGGTGCATCTAACTCCCAAGGTGATAATTCGATTAACTCAAAACTAGATGCTATCATGAACACTATGAGCACTCTCACCAACTCACATCAAGAACTTAAAACTGAAATGCGGAATTCAAACCaagaaattaaaattgaaatgcGGAAAGAGTTTGAGGTGAGGGATAAATCTCAAAAGGCATTAGAGAAGCAAGTGGGGCAACTTGCTCAAGAGATGGCTCAAATTCGGGGAAGTGGAGGAGGACTTCCAAGTGATACCACG TGGTCGAATCATTAA